From the genome of Spinacia oleracea cultivar Varoflay chromosome 2, BTI_SOV_V1, whole genome shotgun sequence, one region includes:
- the LOC110777683 gene encoding uncharacterized protein yields the protein MDRSWMYGRRGTKDFMHGVSEFCMSALQHQASTGVKEFYCPCADCENVNTVNNVLVIRDHVFMHGFKPNYHVWVYHGESGVYLGNSSKTVVHEQEEAIYTKEEADCFEDDDDVENNIDDDNDRVEDMLHEVEDEVRGRVFECLSKAAETPLYPGYTKYSKLSAVCTLYNIKTSGGWTDISFTELLVALRDMLPAGNELPRSNYCAKKLMCPFGLGYKKIHAFPNDCLLYHKQYENLDKCPRCGVSRYKRKGVSEDARNSRWHADPDRRKKDGLLRHPADSLQWKTIDKLYDTFGKEPRNLRLGLCTDGINPFGTLSPQHSTWPVLLVIYNLSPWLCMKRKYIMFSLLISGPKQPGNNIDVYLEPLVDDLRKM from the exons ATGGATcgtagttggatgtatggtagacGTGGCACAAAGGATTTCATGCATGGGGTTTCGGAGTTCTGTATGAGTGCTTTACAACATCAAGCTAGTACGGGGGTCAAAGAGTTTTATTGTCCTTGTGCCGATTGTGAGAATGTGAACACGGTCAATAATGTTTTGGTGATTAGAGATCATGTATTTATGCATGGGTTTAAACCTAATTACCATGTATGGGTTTATCATGGTGAGAGTGGAGTGTACCTAGGTAATTCTAGTAAGACTGTTGTGCATGAACAAGAAGAAGCTATCTACACGAAAGAGGAAGCCGATTGTTTTGAGGATGACGATGACgttgaaaataatattgatgACGATAATGATCGTGTGGAGGACATGTTGCACGAGGTCGAGGATGAGGTTCGCGGTCGTGTTTTTGAGTGCTTGTCTAAGGCGGCTGAAACGCCACTGTATCCTGGTTATACAAAGTATAGCAAGCTTTCTGCTGTTTGCACACTCTACAATATCAAGACAAGCGGAGGCTGGACTGACATTAGTTTCACTGAGTTGTTGGTGGCGCTAAGGGATATGTTACCGGCTGGCAATGAACTTCCCAGGTCGAACTATTGTGCCAAGAAGCTCATGTGTCCCTTTGGTTTAGGGTACAAGAAGATACATGCTTTTCCAAATGATTGTCTGTTATATCATAAGCAGTATGAGAATTTGGATAAGTGTCCACGGTGCGGAGTGTCGCGTTACAAACGCAAAGGTGTAAGCGAGG atgCAAGGAATTCCAGGTGGCATGCAGATCCCGATCGAAGGAAGAAAGATGGTTTGCTTAGACATCCTGCTGATTCTCTCCAGTGGAAGACTATTGACAAGCTTTATGACACTTTTGGTAAGGAACCTCGGAATTTGAGGCTTGGGTTATGTACGGATGGGATAAATCCATTTGGCACTCTTAGCCCCCAACATAGTACATGGCCAGTACTTTTAGTCATATATAATTTATCTCCTTGGTTGTGTATGAAACGCAAGTATATCATGTTTTCGCTTCTTATATCGGGGCCTAAACAACCGGGAAACAACATAGATGTCTACCTTGAACCTCTCGTTGATGATTTGAGAAAGATGTGA